CTCTGCCCCGTGGAAAGCTCCTTGGGCCTTGCCCGGTACAGCACGGCGTCGGAAAGCCCCACCCGGTTCAGGACCTCTATGGCCGCCCCCACGTCCTCGAGGTCCCGGTAAAGCCTTTCCAGGATGGGCTCCTCCCCCAGCGCCACCTCCCGCTCGCCGGGGATGTAGGCCACCCGCTTCCCCTCCGGCACCTCCACCTCCCCCAGGTCCGGGGCCTCTCCCAAAAGGAGCCGGAGCAGGGTGGTCTTCCCCGCCCCGCTCGCCCCGGCCAGGACCACCAGGCTCCCCGGGGGGATCTCCAGGTCCACCCCCCGAAGTACGGCCCGCTCCACCCGCCGGGCCCTCACCCCGAAGGCGAGGAGGGCCTCTTGAACCTCCGAGGAGAGGCCCTTGAGGTCCAGCACGCTCTGGTAGCCCTTGTGGACCCCCTTGAGGCGGATGGGCCCCTTTAGCCCCTCCACCCGGCCGAACCGGGGCCTAAAAAGCCTCCCCCCGTGCTCCCGGGCGTAGGGGTCGGTCTTCAGGAAGCGCTCCAGGTGCTCCCGGGCCTCCTCCGTGAGGGGGTAGGCCAGGACGGGCCTCCCTGAGGCGGTGTCAAAGAGGTAGCGGAAGCCCACCTTCTCAAAGAAGGGGTGGTAACGGGCCATCTGGGCGATGGTGTAGACCAGGTGCTTTTCCCGCCGCCCTTCGGGTGCCCCCCGCTCCTTGGCCCACTCCAGGGCCATCTGCACGAGAAGCGCCCCGAAGCCCTCCGAGCGGTAGTCGGGGTGGACCACCACCCGGGCGATGCGGCTCGCGGCGGTATGGACGCGGTCTAAGGCCTTTTCCCAGTCGGCCCCGCCCTCGTAGGTGGGGTGGAACCAGTCGGGGGGAAAGATCCTCTCCCGGATGTCCCGTTCTATCCCCTCCGGCGTCCTCCGGTGCATCCGGGGGATGGGCGGGTCCAGGCGGAGGTAGCCCAGGATCCGGGGCTCAAAGGGGAGGCGCTCCTTAAGCTCCAGGACCAAAAAGCGGCTCGCCGGGGTGGAACCCCGGATCTCCTTAAGCCTCGCCTCGCCGCCGCAGTCGCAAAGGGGCTTGGCATTCGCGGCGAGGGTCTTATGGCACCGGGGGCAGACCCAAAGCGCCACCACCTCCTTGTCCGAAGCGTAGTGGAACTGCTCCAGCTCGGCGATGGCCTCGTAGTCGCTCTCGTACATGGCCT
This genomic stretch from Thermus filiformis harbors:
- a CDS encoding GNAT family N-acetyltransferase; the encoded protein is MRVLGRRVYWRWYGEVFLEGGVVLRMSGDAAKWLRPKDRVRLLTEFKKPVLGFDEYELQSLFPLWPPFSRELVHTRESPLGGEAYRYHLRVREAMYESDYEAIAELEQFHYASDKEVVALWVCPRCHKTLAANAKPLCDCGGEARLKEIRGSTPASRFLVLELKERLPFEPRILGYLRLDPPIPRMHRRTPEGIERDIRERIFPPDWFHPTYEGGADWEKALDRVHTAASRIARVVVHPDYRSEGFGALLVQMALEWAKERGAPEGRREKHLVYTIAQMARYHPFFEKVGFRYLFDTASGRPVLAYPLTEEAREHLERFLKTDPYAREHGGRLFRPRFGRVEGLKGPIRLKGVHKGYQSVLDLKGLSSEVQEALLAFGVRARRVERAVLRGVDLEIPPGSLVVLAGASGAGKTTLLRLLLGEAPDLGEVEVPEGKRVAYIPGEREVALGEEPILERLYRDLEDVGAAIEVLNRVGLSDAVLYRARPKELSTGQRERFRLALLLAQRPALLLVDELAAHLDVPTARRVALGLGKLCREAGVTLVAATHRPEVVQALDPDLLVYVGYGGVTLVPRRGPRT